AAACAGGGAGGTAAAATATGAACACAGTGTTACAAGTAAAAAATATAGAAAAATATTATGGTAATAAAAAAAATCTTACCAAAGCAATAAATAACATCTCTTTTGAAGTAGATAAGGGAGAATTTGTTGGTATTATGGGTCCTAGTGGGAGTGGTAAGACAACTTTATTGAATTGTATATCTACAATAGATAATGTAACAACAGGGAGTATAAATATAGAGGATAAAGACATTACGAAATTAAAAAGAAAAAGTATAGAAAAGTATAGACGTGAAAATTTAGGATTTATATTTCAAGATTTTAATTTATTAGATACGTTAACTGTATATGAAAATATATCATTAGCATTATCTGTCATAGGAGTAAAAGGTGCAGATATAGATAAAAAGGTTAAAGAAGTTTCAAACAAATTAAATATATCCGATATATTAAGTAAATTTCCTTATGAAATATCTGGAGGCCAAAAACAGAGGGTAGCATCAGCTAGGGCGATAATAACTAATCCATCACTTATACTTGCAGATGAACCAACAGGAGCATTAGATTCTAAGTCTGCAAGAATACTCCTTGAAAGCTTAGAGAATTTAAATAAAAGTTTAAAATCAACCATAATCATGGTAACACATGATGCATTTACTGCAAGCTATTGCAAAAGGATTTTGTTTATAAAAGATGGTAAAATTTTTAATGAGCTTATAAGAGGCAATGATGATAGAAAAGAATTCTTTAAAAGAATAATAGAAGTAGTTACACTTCTTGGAGGTGACACTGAAAATGTTATTTAAGCTATCTTCTAGAAATGTAAGAAGGAGTATGAAAGACTATAGCATATATTTTTTAACTTTAGTAATAGGAGTCTGTATATTTTACATATTTAATTCACTAGAATCTCAAACAGCAATGATAGAACTAACACAAAGCAAAAGGGCACAAGCTAAGTTACTCACTGAGATTATGTCTTATGTATCAATATTTGTATCATTTATTTTAGGATTTTTAATTATGTACGCAAACAACTTTATTATAAAGCGAAGAAGTGAAGAATTTGGTATTTATATGACATTAGGTATCAGTAGAAATAAAATATCATATATGC
Above is a genomic segment from Romboutsia lituseburensis containing:
- a CDS encoding ABC transporter ATP-binding protein, with amino-acid sequence MNTVLQVKNIEKYYGNKKNLTKAINNISFEVDKGEFVGIMGPSGSGKTTLLNCISTIDNVTTGSINIEDKDITKLKRKSIEKYRRENLGFIFQDFNLLDTLTVYENISLALSVIGVKGADIDKKVKEVSNKLNISDILSKFPYEISGGQKQRVASARAIITNPSLILADEPTGALDSKSARILLESLENLNKSLKSTIIMVTHDAFTASYCKRILFIKDGKIFNELIRGNDDRKEFFKRIIEVVTLLGGDTENVI